A genomic window from Pseudomonas argentinensis includes:
- a CDS encoding AEC family transporter, whose protein sequence is MLAVLQQTLAITAPVFAMLFLGVLLKRLRWIDDPFIDTASSLVFRGTMPTLLFISIVQADLSAALQPALIGYFVFATLVSFAVAWGWAIWRCPMVDRGIYTQGAFRGNNGIVGLALATSMYGDYGLSVGAVLGGVVILCYNVLSAIVLAIYAPGMKADPWTLCKSIFTNPLIIGVLSAIPFAYWQIPLPHWTMVSAEYFAQMTLPLALICIGGTLSLASLRESSGVAISSSLMKMVWLPLLSTLGAWAIGFRGADLAILFLYFVSPTAASSFVMAKAVNGNYRLAAAIIVITTLAAVVSTNVGLLLLQWAGWV, encoded by the coding sequence ATGCTCGCTGTGCTTCAGCAAACGCTCGCGATCACCGCGCCCGTCTTCGCCATGCTGTTTCTCGGCGTGCTGCTCAAGCGGCTGCGCTGGATCGACGACCCTTTCATCGATACCGCCTCGTCCCTGGTGTTTCGCGGCACCATGCCCACGCTGCTGTTCATCAGCATCGTCCAGGCGGACCTGAGCGCGGCGCTGCAACCGGCACTGATCGGCTACTTCGTGTTCGCCACCCTGGTGAGCTTCGCCGTCGCCTGGGGCTGGGCGATCTGGCGCTGCCCGATGGTCGACCGCGGCATCTATACCCAGGGCGCGTTTCGCGGCAACAACGGCATCGTCGGCCTGGCGCTGGCCACCAGCATGTATGGCGACTACGGCCTGTCGGTCGGTGCGGTGCTCGGCGGCGTGGTGATCCTCTGTTACAACGTGCTGTCGGCCATCGTGCTGGCCATCTATGCGCCAGGCATGAAGGCCGACCCCTGGACGCTGTGCAAGAGCATCTTCACCAACCCGCTGATTATCGGCGTGTTGTCGGCCATCCCCTTCGCCTACTGGCAGATCCCGCTGCCGCACTGGACGATGGTGTCGGCCGAATACTTCGCGCAGATGACCCTGCCGCTGGCGCTGATCTGCATCGGCGGCACCCTGTCGCTGGCCTCGTTGCGCGAGAGCAGCGGCGTGGCCATCAGCTCCAGCCTGATGAAGATGGTCTGGCTGCCGCTGCTCTCCACCCTCGGCGCCTGGGCCATCGGCTTTCGCGGCGCGGACCTGGCGATCCTGTTCCTGTACTTCGTCAGCCCCACGGCCGCCTCCAGCTTCGTCATGGCCAAGGCGGTCAACGGCAATTACCGGCTCGCCGCGGCGATCATCGTCATCACCACCCTGGCGGCGGTGGTCAGCACCAATGTGGGGCTGTTGCTGTTGCAGTGGGCAGGCTGGGTGTAG